The sequence below is a genomic window from Lysobacter capsici.
GACGTGAGCAAGCTGCAGGTCCTTCGCCACACCGCCGAAGTGACCGACACCGACATCGACGCGATGATCGAGAACCTGCGCCTGCAGCGCCGCACCCTGACCACCGTCGAGCGCCCGGCCCAGGCCGGCGACGTGGTCGAGCTGGAAACCTGGAGCCAGGTCGGCGAGGAGCGCCTGCCGGCCGAGGGCGCCGAGTACGGCAGCACCCAGATCGGTTCGGAATCGATGTTCAAGCCGCTCGAAGACGCCATGATCGGGGTCAAGGCTGGCGAGGAAACCGTCGCCGAGGTCGAATTCCCGGCCGACTGGCGCGCGCCGCAGCTGGCCGGCCAGAAGGCCAGCGTGCACCTCAAGCTCAACCACGTGTCCGAGCCGGTGCTGCCGGAGGTCGATGCGGCCTTCATCAAGAGCTTCGGGGTGAAGAGCGGCGATGCCGAGCAGTTCCGCAACGACATCCGCACCAACCTGGAGCGCGAGCTCAAGGGCGCGCTGATGACCCGCCTGCGCCGCGAAGTCGGCGAGCAGCTCATCGCCGCCTACGAGTCGGTCGAAATGCCGCCCAAGCTGGTCGAGAACGAAGCCCGCGACATGGTCTGGCAGACCGTCGAGCAGGCCCGTCGCCAGGGCCGCCAGATCGAAGCCCCGGCCGATGCGCACCTGAACTACATGGACGCCGCCCGCAAGCGCGTGCTGGTCGGCCTGCTGGTCGGCGAGATCGCGCGCCGCAACGAGCTGCGCCTGGAGCCCAAGCGCGTCAACGAGACCCTGCGCCTGATCGCCTCGACCTACGAGGAGCCGCAGCAGGTGATCGACCTGTACCGCAACGACCAGCAGCTGATGGCCGGCCTGCAGAACCGGGTGATGGAGGAGCAGGTGATCGACTGGATCGCCGAGCGCGCCCAGCACACCGAGCAGCCGCTGTCGTTCAGCGAGGCGATCCGCCCGAACTGAGC
It includes:
- the tig gene encoding trigger factor, encoding MQVSLESLGSLERRLTFSLPAENLETQVGGRLREIARDAKIKGFRPGKVPTKVIEQRFGAQVRAEILDGLLRESFSNAVREEKLQIAGNPRIEPAAEGGETLSYIATFEVVPDFGDIDVSKLQVLRHTAEVTDTDIDAMIENLRLQRRTLTTVERPAQAGDVVELETWSQVGEERLPAEGAEYGSTQIGSESMFKPLEDAMIGVKAGEETVAEVEFPADWRAPQLAGQKASVHLKLNHVSEPVLPEVDAAFIKSFGVKSGDAEQFRNDIRTNLERELKGALMTRLRREVGEQLIAAYESVEMPPKLVENEARDMVWQTVEQARRQGRQIEAPADAHLNYMDAARKRVLVGLLVGEIARRNELRLEPKRVNETLRLIASTYEEPQQVIDLYRNDQQLMAGLQNRVMEEQVIDWIAERAQHTEQPLSFSEAIRPN